CGGTCCCGACCACGGGCGGCTGGCCCGCCACATGAACGCGCTCGGCGAACTGGCCGACGACACCGAGGGCGAGGTCCGCGAGGCCGTCGTCGAGGCGCGCGAGAAGCTCTCGACGTTCCGCGAGGGCGTCGAGGGCGTCTGAGTCGGATCGGCGCGGAGCGACGACTGCCGATACCCCTCTATTTCTGGTGGAGATGGCGCCTGAGACGACGAGTGACGACCGCGGCGTGAGAAATCGGCCCGGCGAGATCAGCAGACGTTCTTCGGCTTGATGCCCATCGACTGGAGCGTCTCGACGTAGTCGTCGTAGGCGGCCTCGATCACGGCGTCGGCCGCGTCCCCGGCCAGGTCCCAGTCGTCGCCGTCGCAGGCCGCATCGAGCGCCTCGGCGACGCGGTCGCGTTCGGATTCGAGGTCCG
This is a stretch of genomic DNA from Halobellus sp. MBLA0158. It encodes these proteins:
- a CDS encoding DUF7553 family protein, coding for MARELLQEASDRLREAAEAASGDAQQRIYDQSDAIATLATRDRGPDHGRLARHMNALGELADDTEGEVREAVVEAREKLSTFREGVEGV